The DNA sequence CCTTTCAACACAACCCGAAAAATTAAAAACGGTCTTTCTTCTCGCGTAGAGTTGCGAATACGTGCCACTCTTGTTGCGGAGGTGTTTCCATGCCAATTACTTTCATTAAATCAACGTCTTGAGTTCTGAGAAAAACATTTATTTGTCGCTCTAAATCCAGTTTTACGGGCAGTGAAACGCCATTATTTGCCCGTAACTCCTTAATTTCTTGGTAATACCGGGCAATGTTAACATCATCCGGGAAAAGGGTATGTGCAAACTTCATGTTGGATAACGTATATTCATGCGCACAGCAGACCAGCGTATCGCCGGGTAGTTGATTAAGTTTTTGAAAAGAATTAAACATTTGTTCCGCAGTGCCTTCGAACAATCTACCGCAGCCGCCCGAAAACATCGTGTCGCCACAAAAAAGATAAGGGTAACTAAAGTATGAGATATGTCCTAAAGTGTGACCGGGCGTGCAAAAAACACTAAATTCGAGACCCAAAATAGCGACCTTATCGCCTTCGCTCACAATGTGCGTGGCACCTTTATCTTGTGTCTCAGCAGGGCCCCATACCACTATGTCTGGGTATTTTTCGACCAGTTCTTTTACGCCGCCAACATGATCATGATGGTGATGAGTCAGAAGAATAGCGACCGGCTGCCACTGATTTTCTGCCAGAGCGGTCAGCACCGGTGCGGCTTCGCCCGGGTCAACAATCAGACACTGTCCCCGATCGTCATTTAGGGTCCAGATGTAGTTATCCTGAAATGCCGGAATGCTGGTAAGATTCATCATCGCCTCTTTTAATGGCCGAAATGGAAAGAAGATGGTAAAGCATGAAGCCCGCTAAAACACGCCATATTCGTCAGGTGCCGCACTCATGGTCCCAGATCCCCTGGGGAGAATTTTACCGTGAGGCGCTCATCAAGCATCTCCAGCCCTGCCTCGCCAGGATGTACGGTTTTCATTTACTGAAGCTGGGGCAGCTAAGCGCAGAGATCGATACCGAGAGCTGTGCGATATCGCATCAGGTGAACGTAGGGCTGAACGGCGACAACCTGCAGGTGATTGCCGAGCCGGGTAGCCTGCCGTTTGAATCCAAGTCTGTCGATGCCTGTCTGCTGGCGCATTGTCTGGCATGGAGTAGCGATCCGCATCGTATCCTCCGTGAGGTCGATCGCGTCTTAATTGACGATGGCTGGATCATTATCAGCGGCTTTAATCCTTTCAGTGTCTTAGGCGTTGGCAAGCTGATCCCGGGCCTCCATCGCAAGGTACCGTGGAACAGCCGGATGTTTACCCAAATGAGGCTGATGGACTGGCTTAATCTGCTGAATTACGAAGTGATACAGCGGACGCGCTTTCAGGTGCTGCCATGGAATCGGCAGGGTGGGAAGATGATCAGCACCCATTTTCCGGCGTTAGGCTGCTTGAGCATTATCGTGGCGCGTAAAAGAACCTTCCCGTTGATTATGAATCCGGCTAAAAAAGCCGCGGCGAAGAGAAGGCTCAGTCCGGCAGTCGGCGCGACCAGCCAGTACCGTACGCGCCAGCGTCATCAGGATTCTGACTGATAGCCCACATCTTCAAAAGCGGGACTGCCAGCGGCCGCACGCGCCAGCTCATCACAGCGTTCGTTTTCAACGTGTCCGGCGTGGCCTTTGACCCATTCCCATTTGATCTGATGATGGCTCAGGGCCGTATCCAGTCGTTTCCATAAATCGACATTTTTTACCGGCTTTTTATCGGCCGTTTTCCAGCCGCGCTTCTTCCAGTTATGGATCCAGCTGGTAATGCCCTGGCGGACATACTGACTGTCGGTACTCAGCACCACTTCACACTGCTGAGTTAAGGCTTCCAGCGCAACAATCGCCGCCATCAGTTCCATACGATTGTTGGTCGTTAAATAGTAGCCGGCGCTAAAAGTTTTTTCGTGCTGGCCATAGCGTAAAATGGCACCGTAGCCCCCCGGGCCAGGGTTGCCGAGACAAGAACCGTCGGTGAAAATTTCTACCTGCTTAGGCATCTCTGGTAGACTCCCTGCTGAAAAACGCCAAGTCTGACATAAACAGGTCCTATGAGCACAGTAAATACAACGCGTCAGATCGTACTCGATACTGAAACCACCGGCATGAACATGATCGGGGTACATTACGAAGGGCACCGCATTATTGAAATTGGTGCTGTGGAGGTGGTGAACCGCCGTCTGACCGGTAACAATTACCATGTTTATCTGAAGCCCGATCGGCTGGTGGATCCCGAGGCGTTCGGCGTACACGGTATTGCCGATGAATTCCTGGCGGACAAGCCAACTTTTGCCGATGTGGCGGATGACTTCCTGGCCTACATTGATGGCGCGGAGCTGGTGATCCATAACGCTTCGTTTGATATCGGCTTTATGGATTATGAATTTGGCATGCTGGGCCGTAATATTCCGAAGACCGAAACCTTCTGCAAGATTACCGACAGCCTGGCGATGGCGCGTAAGCTGTTTCCCGGCAAGCGCAACAGCCTGGATGCGCTCTGTTCACGTTACGAAATAGATAACAGCAAGCGAACGCTGCACGGCGCACTGCTGGACTCCGAAATTCTGGCGGAAGTTTTCCTGACCATGACCGGCGGCCAGACATCGCTGAAATTTTCAATGGAAGGCGATCGGCAGGAGCAGAGCAATGATGACGCTATATATCGTATAACCCGTCCGGCATCGGGCCTGCGTATTGTTACTGCCACGGCAGATGAAGTCAGCAAACATGAAGAGCGGCTCGACCTGGTGATGAAGAAGGGCGGCAGTTGTTTATGGCGGGCATAAAACGCCAGAAATGAACAAGAAAAATACCGTAAGTTGAAAAAACAGGCAGTCGATTAGAAAGCGGCAGAAAAAGCATTGACGGCTTGCATGCGTCACCGTAATATTCGCCTCGTTCCCGACGGGGAACAAAGCGCGGAGCGGTAGTTCAGTTGGTTAGAATACCTGCCTGTCACGCAGGGGGTCGCGGGTTCGAGCCCCGTCCGTTCCGCCAAGTATCCAGAAAGCCTGATTCAGAAATGAATCAGGCTTTCGTCGTTTCAGCAGGATAAAAATTCACCCTCTGAAGCCGCATATGCCTCAAGTCCTTTTGCTTTTAAATTCCCATCCTGCCAAAAGCCTTTAACCAGTCCTGCTCAAATTTTTCGACCGCCGCCGTTACGGCCGGGGTAGTGATGAGCTGTTCTGCTACATCAACGGGCAGCGTGACGGACTGACAACCCGCCAGTAAGCAACCGAGTACCTGACGAGGCGTTTTAAAGCTGGCAGCCAGCACCTTTGCGTCAGGCGCATGAAGGGTAAGAAGCTGCTGCAAATCCTTCACGGTCTGGATCCCGTCTCCTCCCTGAGCATCCACGCGGTTAACGTAGGGCGCAACATACTCTGCGCCAGCCAGTGCTGAAAGCAGCCCCTGCGTGGCACCATAAATGGCCGTCCCCAGTGTTGGAATACGTTCCTTTCTCAATAGCTTCATGGCCGCCAAACCTTCGCCGGTGGCGGGTATTTTGACGGTCAAATCGGGAATAATCTTTCGCAGCTTTATCGCGTCTTCCACCATGTCTTCCGCGCGGGAAGCCATAACCTGAGCAAACAGTTTTCCCTCGTCGCCCAGCGCTTCCCGCAGTGCCGGCAATATCTCTTCTGGCGGCATTTTACCACCGGCAAGAATGCTCGGATTGGTGGTCACGCCATGGAGCGGAAAAAGTCGGGCGAGGCGTTTAACCGCCGCAACGTCAGCGGTATCCAGGTAGAGTTCCATCATTATTCCTCAAAAATGTGATGTTCAGCCGATTGCGTCCAGTCTACTTCTCCCGTGACTTCAAATATTGACCGATGTCAATATGTATTTCTTTCGAAAGTTATTTAATTTCATCCGAAACCTTTGGGGGCGTCTGATGATTTTTAATATCCAGCGTTATTCGACTCATGATGGGCCAGGCATCCGTACCCTGGTATTCTTAAAAGGCTGTTCGCTACGCTGACGCTGGTGCCAAAACCCGGAAAGCCGCTCGCGACATCAGGAATTACTGTTTGATGCGCGGCTTTGTCTTGCGGGATGTGACCTGTGCCAGCGGATTGCACCGCAGCGTATTCGCCGAACCGATGATAACCTGCTTATTCTCCGTGAAAAAATCCAGCCAGAGCAGCTTAAGCCACTGGCAGAGTGCTGTCCGACACAGGCGCTGAGCCTGTGTGGCGAGGAGAAAACGGGCGAAGAGATCATGGCAATTGTCAGACGCGACAAACCCTTTTATCAGCGTAGCGGTGGCGGTATCACGCTCTCCGGCGGCGAACCTTTTATGCACCCAGGCCTGAGCGAACAGCTGTTGAGAGCCTGTTATCAGGAAGGGATTTCTACCGCGGTGGAAACCTGTCTGCACGTTCCCTGGCACTATATCGAACCCGCTTTGCCTTACACCGATCTCTTTCTCGCTGACCTGAAACATGTCGATGAGGTTGCATTCAGGCAATGGACCGGAGGCTCAGCGAAGCGGGTGCTGAATAACCTGCGCAAGCTTGCCGCATCCGGCAAAAAGATGGTGATCCGCGTGCCGCTGATTCAGGGATTTAACGCAGATGAGCCAGCCATTAAAGCCATCGTCGATTTCGCAGCGGAGGGACTTCAGGTCAGCGAAATCCATTTTCTTCCCTATCACACGCTGGGGATGAGCAAGTACGCCTTGCTCGATCTGCCCTATCTCGCCCCGGATAAGCCTTTCGACTGCCCGGAACGCCTCCTTTTCGCCAAAGATTACGCTCGGCAAAAAGGGCTGGTCGCCACTCTTAGAGGATAACATCATGACCGTACTTCATCTCAATGCCCTGAACGAACGCATTCGCACCCATAAGGCTGCGCTGGTGCATATCGTTAAGCCACCCGTTTGTACCGAACGCGCCAGACACTACACGCAAATTTATCAGCAAAATATGGACAAACCGGTGCCGGTACGGCGCGCAATGGCGCTGTCATATCATCTGGCTAACAGAACGATTTGGATTAAGCATGATGAACTGATCGTCGGCAATCAGGCCAGTGAAGTCCGCGCAGCGCCGATCTTTCCCGAATACACTGTTTCATGGATTGAAAAAGAAATTGATGAGCTGGCGGATCGTCCCGGCGCGGGCTTCTCGGTCAGTGAAGAAAACAAACGCGTTCTTCATGAAATCTGCCCGTGGTGGCGTGGTCAGACGGTGCAGGACCGTTGCTACGGTCTGTTTACCGACGAGCAAAAGGCGCTGCTGGCAACCGGCATTATCAAAGCTGAGGGGAATATGACCTCAGGCGACGCGCATCTGGCCGTCAACTTCCCACTGCTGCTGGAAAAAGGGCTGGCAGGGCTGCGGGACACCGTGGCCGAACGGCGTGCCCGTATCGATCTAACCCGGCTGGATGATCTGCACGGCGATCAATTTCTGAAAGCGATTGAGATCGTTTTACTGGCCGTAAGCGATCATATTCGTCGCTATGCCGTACTGGCGCGCAACATGGCCGTAAAAGAAACCCGCGCCGCACGGCAGGTCGAGCTGCTGCAAATCGCCGAAAACTGCGAGCTGATTGCCGACCAGCCGCCGAAAACCTTCTGGCAGGCGCTGCAATTATGCTATTTCATCCAGCTGCTGTTGCAGATCGAATCCAACGGGCATTCGGTCTCTTTTGGCCGGATGGATCAGTATCTCTATCCCTGGTACCGCCGCGATGCGGAGCTGGAGCAAAAACTCGATCGCGAGCAGGCCATTGAACTGCTGCACAGCTGCTGGCTGAAGCTGCTGGAAGTGAATAAAATCCGCTCCGGCTCCCACTCTAAAGCCTCTGCGGGCAGCCCGCTGTACCAGAACGTGACCATCGGCGGGCAAAATCTGCTGAACGGAAAAGCTGTCGATGCCGTAAACCCTCTTTCTTATCTGATTCTGGAATCCTGTGGTCGCCTGCGTTCCACGCAGCCTAACCTTAGCGTGCGTTACCATGCCGGGATGAGCGATGACTTTTTGGATGCTTGCGTACAGGTCATTCGCTGTGGTTTTGGCATGCCTGCCTTTAATAATGACGAAGTGGTGATCCCGGCATTTATTGCGCTGGGCGTGGAGCCGGAAGACGCTTATCAGTATGCCGCGATTGGCTGTATCGAAACCGCGGTAGGCGGCAAGTGGGGCTATCGCTGCACCGGCATGAGCTTTATTAACTTTGCCAGAGTAATGCTGGCCGCGCTTGAGGGGGGCCGCGATGCCACCAGCGGTCAGGTTTTTCTTCCGCAGTCCGAAGCGCTCTCTGCCGGTAACTTCCACGACGTTAATCAGGTAATGGCGGCCTGGGATCGGCAGATTCGTTATTACACGCGCAAATCGATTGAGATCGAATATGTGGTGGATACGGTGCTGGAAGAAAATGCGCACGACATTCTCTGCTCGGCGCTGGTGGACGACTGCATTACGCGGGCAAAAAGCATTAAGCAGGGCGGTGCGAAATATGACTGGGTTTCCGGACTACAGGTTGGCATTGCCAATCTGGGAAACAGTCTGGCTGCGGTCAAGAAACTGATCTTTGAACAGGGGATGATTGGTCAGAAAGCACTGGCCGATGCTCTTGCGACAAATTTTGCCGGGCTGACTGGCGAACAGCTGCGCCAGCGTCTGATCAATAACGCGCCCAAATACGGTAACGATTGTGATGAGGTCGATAACCTGCTGGTACGAGCTTATCAAACCTATATTGATGAGCTTGGGCAGTATGTAAATCCGCGTTTTGGACGCGGCCCCATCGGCGGACGCTACTACGCCGGCACGTCTTCTATCTCAGCCAATGTGCCTTTTGGCGCGCAGACCATGGCGACGCCGGATGGCCGTAAAGCGCATACGCCACTGGCGGAAGGTGCCAGCCCCGCTTCCGGCACTGACCATCTGGGGCCAACGGCAGTGATTAACTCCGTTGGGAAATTACCGACCGGCTCAATTCTGGGTGGCGTGCTGCTGAATCAAAAACTGAATCCCACAACGCTTGATAATATCCACGATCGTGAAAAGCTGATGTTCCTGCTGCGCACCTTTTTTGAAGCGCATAAAGGCTGGCATATTCAGTACAACATCGTCTCGCGAGAAACATTACTGGAAGCAAAGAAACACCCGGACCAGCACCGTGATTTAGTGGTGCGGGTAGCAGGCTACTCGGCTTTCTTCACGGCGCTTTCCCCCGATGCGCAGGACGATATTATCGCCAGGACGGAGCATACGTTATAGCGACCAGAGCCTGGTGCCCCAGGCATCAGGCTTTCCGGATGCGAAATTACCTTTTTTGCACCATCACTTTCCCACCGTAACCTTGAGGGATGCTCACGCGATCTTCCCGCGCAATCCAGCGGTAGCAGCCTGCCGAAAGCGCCACGCCAATAAACCAGCTGAAGTTTGCGACCGCATGCAGAGAAGGCGTAAAGCTAATCGCCAGGCCAATCAGTACCGACGGTACCAGCGCACCGATGGCTTTTGGATTAAAGCCGCCGCGATACCAGTACTGCCCTTTTGGCGTATCGTTAAACAGATCGTTGACGGAAATCTGGCCGCGCTTAATCAGATAAAAATCACACAGCAAAATACCAAACAGCGGCCCAATAAAGGCGCCCAGCACGTCCAGCGTATAGTGGATCAGCTCCGGCGACTGGAAGAGGTTCCATGGCGTCAGTAAAACCGAGCCTACGGCGGCGATCATTCCGCCGGTGCGGAAACTGATTTTTTGCGGTGAGCAGTTGGAAAAGTCGAAGGCTGGCGAAACAAAATTGGCGACAATATTGATGCCGATGGTCGCGGTGATCATGGTCAGCAGGCCAATCGCCACGGCTAAATCGCTGCCGACGCGGCTCACCGTTTCGACAGGATCGGTGATCATGTGGCCAAACAGC is a window from the Pantoea sp. CCBC3-3-1 genome containing:
- the gloB gene encoding hydroxyacylglutathione hydrolase — protein: MNLTSIPAFQDNYIWTLNDDRGQCLIVDPGEAAPVLTALAENQWQPVAILLTHHHHDHVGGVKELVEKYPDIVVWGPAETQDKGATHIVSEGDKVAILGLEFSVFCTPGHTLGHISYFSYPYLFCGDTMFSGGCGRLFEGTAEQMFNSFQKLNQLPGDTLVCCAHEYTLSNMKFAHTLFPDDVNIARYYQEIKELRANNGVSLPVKLDLERQINVFLRTQDVDLMKVIGMETPPQQEWHVFATLREKKDRF
- a CDS encoding class I SAM-dependent methyltransferase; the encoded protein is MKPAKTRHIRQVPHSWSQIPWGEFYREALIKHLQPCLARMYGFHLLKLGQLSAEIDTESCAISHQVNVGLNGDNLQVIAEPGSLPFESKSVDACLLAHCLAWSSDPHRILREVDRVLIDDGWIIISGFNPFSVLGVGKLIPGLHRKVPWNSRMFTQMRLMDWLNLLNYEVIQRTRFQVLPWNRQGGKMISTHFPALGCLSIIVARKRTFPLIMNPAKKAAAKRRLSPAVGATSQYRTRQRHQDSD
- the rnhA gene encoding ribonuclease HI, whose translation is MPKQVEIFTDGSCLGNPGPGGYGAILRYGQHEKTFSAGYYLTTNNRMELMAAIVALEALTQQCEVVLSTDSQYVRQGITSWIHNWKKRGWKTADKKPVKNVDLWKRLDTALSHHQIKWEWVKGHAGHVENERCDELARAAAGSPAFEDVGYQSES
- the dnaQ gene encoding DNA polymerase III subunit epsilon gives rise to the protein MNMIGVHYEGHRIIEIGAVEVVNRRLTGNNYHVYLKPDRLVDPEAFGVHGIADEFLADKPTFADVADDFLAYIDGAELVIHNASFDIGFMDYEFGMLGRNIPKTETFCKITDSLAMARKLFPGKRNSLDALCSRYEIDNSKRTLHGALLDSEILAEVFLTMTGGQTSLKFSMEGDRQEQSNDDAIYRITRPASGLRIVTATADEVSKHEERLDLVMKKGGSCLWRA
- the fsa gene encoding fructose-6-phosphate aldolase, whose protein sequence is MELYLDTADVAAVKRLARLFPLHGVTTNPSILAGGKMPPEEILPALREALGDEGKLFAQVMASRAEDMVEDAIKLRKIIPDLTVKIPATGEGLAAMKLLRKERIPTLGTAIYGATQGLLSALAGAEYVAPYVNRVDAQGGDGIQTVKDLQQLLTLHAPDAKVLAASFKTPRQVLGCLLAGCQSVTLPVDVAEQLITTPAVTAAVEKFEQDWLKAFGRMGI
- a CDS encoding formate C-acetyltransferase/glycerol dehydratase family glycyl radical enzyme; the encoded protein is MTVLHLNALNERIRTHKAALVHIVKPPVCTERARHYTQIYQQNMDKPVPVRRAMALSYHLANRTIWIKHDELIVGNQASEVRAAPIFPEYTVSWIEKEIDELADRPGAGFSVSEENKRVLHEICPWWRGQTVQDRCYGLFTDEQKALLATGIIKAEGNMTSGDAHLAVNFPLLLEKGLAGLRDTVAERRARIDLTRLDDLHGDQFLKAIEIVLLAVSDHIRRYAVLARNMAVKETRAARQVELLQIAENCELIADQPPKTFWQALQLCYFIQLLLQIESNGHSVSFGRMDQYLYPWYRRDAELEQKLDREQAIELLHSCWLKLLEVNKIRSGSHSKASAGSPLYQNVTIGGQNLLNGKAVDAVNPLSYLILESCGRLRSTQPNLSVRYHAGMSDDFLDACVQVIRCGFGMPAFNNDEVVIPAFIALGVEPEDAYQYAAIGCIETAVGGKWGYRCTGMSFINFARVMLAALEGGRDATSGQVFLPQSEALSAGNFHDVNQVMAAWDRQIRYYTRKSIEIEYVVDTVLEENAHDILCSALVDDCITRAKSIKQGGAKYDWVSGLQVGIANLGNSLAAVKKLIFEQGMIGQKALADALATNFAGLTGEQLRQRLINNAPKYGNDCDEVDNLLVRAYQTYIDELGQYVNPRFGRGPIGGRYYAGTSSISANVPFGAQTMATPDGRKAHTPLAEGASPASGTDHLGPTAVINSVGKLPTGSILGGVLLNQKLNPTTLDNIHDREKLMFLLRTFFEAHKGWHIQYNIVSRETLLEAKKHPDQHRDLVVRVAGYSAFFTALSPDAQDDIIARTEHTL